taactaatttgaaACGTTCACTGCAAACAATAGGGAAACTCATAAATTTGAAACCATCTCAACTTTGAATCCCCCCCAATGTGGAACATGATAAACTATTTTCATAAATCCCGCATAAACGAAAGCTCGAACCTATAAATAATCATTCACGGCGTTCGGTGCGATTGCGAcataaataacaataaaaatagatcaaatttttttccataaaaGCGAATATCTCACACAATACAATACAGTATAAACACCAccgacagcagcagcagtggccGGTCGgctttcatcattttcaataatttataaCAACGGCTTCCGTTTTTCGAGGAAAATAAACTCGATTCAACTCTCGCAACTCGTGAAATTAATGGCGTATCATATGTTTGAGTATTTTATACAATAATCAGTTGAATTGTCATCTCAACTCAGCAGGATCGGGTTCCACAGATTAAACTCATTGAGTTAACTCggtttcatttcaatcaatCTAATCGCATGAAATCCTATCGTAGGTTCTATTTTTATTATCCATAGAAGTTCAATTGAATTTCGTAATTTCAAATCCGACACACAAAATCTATAAACGAGGATTAAAAAGTTGTCACGTTTCAAGTGAAATAAATCGCCTTCAATCGGGtcaacaacaataacaatcaTAATCGGCTGCTTCACCTATTTATAAACCGCGTCTAGTCTGCTATCAGAAGTGAAAACTAGtagctgtggcaagtgagtagattaaaacataaaacccTGACTGAGACTGTTCATCGATATTACAGATCTCGTCGATATTACAGATCTCGTCGGTAAACAGATGATACTAGTCAGTATATAGTAGATCGGAGGGTGTGTCTTAAACCCTAACTGTAACGACGTTCTATTTGTGAAATATCAGTCAAAACACGGCGCTTCAATCAGTTTTCGATGAAACaccagggctgggtttcaaAGATacggaagaaaaagaaaatccgaacattttgaaattcgtcagttataaccatggttactcattgttactacggtGGTTGTCACCCGTGGACTGAGGATTTACCCCcaagggataactttgatactcagtctatgaaaccgggcccggGGTATCTCGTAAACTACATTCTACAAAACTTTGTAGATAGGTAAGACTAAGTCTTACGTCACTTCGTGGGTTTTTCCTTTAATTGAATTCAAGAGACAGTCTATTTCCAAGAGTGATAAACCTGGAATCCAggagccagttccatagtcgagacttaagtccaaaagtggtcttaaatatcaagactagtcttaagttgatagattggctatagatcCTAATCGGCAgccttagactggtcttaagtctaggTAGGCCacgactatggaaccagccCCCGGGCCTAGTTGtacagtcatgacttaagtccaaagaACAAAGTTGGTATAAGACATTCTTTGAATTAAAGCCGTGACAATGCAACCGGTCGTAACAACACAGCAGATTGCAAACGCAGTTGAAAATATcgcaaatgaactaatttcaagtCTGGATTTAAAGCAAACCGctgatccagttccgcagccGCTGAAAACCaatatcgctgctttgcagctatattcattttaccgGTTACTTCAATACAGATTTTCGTCACATGTGCGCAGCCCTGCTAGAAAGCACCCCTGGTGACTGACTGAAGCTAGGTCCTATAACAAGCTGTGAGCTAGCAATATACATGACCTATAATTAACAATAAAACACACACACAGCTGTGCGTTTCAAAACATAACAAATGCCTTAATAATAAAGATAGGccaataacaataatagtATAGCACCTCACAACATATAGACCTACACCTATCATCCGTACATTACGAGCGAGGTCTATAAGAGATTTTCCTGTTTAACAAATTCTGCTGTTTTGTTAGTTTCTCATTAAAACTGACTGGTTTTGAATTCACTATATCGGAACGTATAATAGGCTATTTCGAATGTATTAcacaattcaatacaatacaatcaaTACTCAACTATCTTTCATTATACGGGCCTAGCATGACGAGATATAcgattcatagaaataacagtAGGACggggggtgggggggggggtgcaaTGCAATAGGCTATGCCCGAAATACTTCAGTGTTTGCAGTGTCTATGAAACAAGTAGATAGATACCTTGTATTTGATATTAAGATGAAGTTACTTTGAGTTTGAGTAGAAAGTATGATATTGCAATCAACTAGGGCCTAAATCCTTTTATGTTCGTGGATATCAGATGTATTCCGGGGGGTTCCCTCTATGACTACTTGTCGGCCCATAGGACCTAGACACAGTCAGGGCTCTTGACTGGCGAGCgacttccctccctccccctgtTTAACGCGGATATCATTTTCGTTACCTTGTAAACTTGTCCATAAGTTCCGTTACCTACGACTTCAATTAGATCGAATATTCCTGCAGGTTCctgtaaaaaaaacaaaaacaaaacaaaacataaaCTTTATTTTCGAACTGATATCTTTATCTTGACCTCTTTCGATGGATTACTTATTGGAATAGAATAAGATAAGACTTTCTACAAATACTTGTTTGACAGGGGGCTATGTATTTCAGAGCTCGACATTATTTCTAGTAGTTTGTCCAATCTTTGTCGAAAACCAGGAAAGATATTTAAACTGTTACAGTGCGTCTAGGGATGTGGGCCTACTCATCAGAGAACCAGTCCTCTaggttatcaattatttctaattactTACATTATGGGATCCGTGCTGGCGCtcaggggtcagttgctcaagtTAGTAAAAGATAACCGGCGAATAAACACTAGCAGTAACaataaacttttaattgtcattatgtcatctatccactggttaactctaaccaacttttgagcaactgcagcccctgacTTGTTGGAAGTTGGAACCAgaactttttaaatttgatGTAGGGTTTGAACAGGACTCGACTGGGCTGGCTGGGACTGGGTGGTTCCCCGCGCTCACTCAGTTTCAAATATACTTACGCGAAGAGTTGCCAGATCTATGTCGTCAAGACTGACGTTGATGCTGTGAGCAGCCATAGTTAATCCACTATTGTCCAAACGATGCTCTTTTTAACAGATTCACACCAGGGTCTAATAACAGCCCTACCCCACTCGATTAATTAGATTATAATTCACACAGAGATTCCGAGACAAACACAACAGAAAGATTAATCCTGATTAAGACGCTCTCCTCGCAGTGGTAGAAGTCGGTGCGCCCACATACTCGCTGAAATCCGTATTACATCGTAACCcgtttcaccgagttgaggcCCCGAATTTGTGACGAATCGATTTTCAGGAAGGGCTGAAATTTCCTGAAATTATTTACTGTACTCTCAACACTGTCTATACAGTGCTTATCTAGGACAACGCGGTGTATTGTGGGATTGTGTGATCCGGGTATTCGTAATGGCGGCGCCCAtcagcgaacgcggaagtgtTTGAATACTCTGAGATTCTGCGAGTTTTTTAATGGAATTTAAGTTATCAACAGTGATCCTGATGCCTAATGCTTAGAACTGATCGAGAAGGTGCTGATCTTCGTTGGAATCCATGAAATAATCGCTTTGAAAGTGCATAAGTTGGGCAAATCGGTATATTCAGTAAGTTTTTGCCTTGGCGGCGACCAACTTTCTAAGGCTAAGCCGAAAAATTGTAAATCCAATTAAGATTTCTGGTTGAGATAGATTTACATTGAAAAGTCATTGAAGTCAATGATAGATATACATAGAAAAATCTCGATAACTGCTTAAATAACTCCAAAATTATGTAACAGTAGTTCCTCATTCAACCACGGTGGCAGCACCAGCCGGTGTCGCTGCTGCCAGAATGTGTAGAATGTCAACTGAGAAAAGTGTAAGAAGTTGGAACGTTAGTATGGTTTCGGATTTAGCCACGGTGGCAGCACCTTACGGTATCGCCGTTGGCAAGACCTCAACCGGCAGATCCTCATTATCCATGAcaattaggttcgaatcccgttaTGTATTGCAAatgttaaattattttttcagcgTTTTCTCGACGATGGCTCTAAGATGCACACTTCGCGATGGTTTCATGAAGATGAGAtccttttattttcaatctacGAGTCGTTTTTGTCAGTTTGGTtagtatttgaaatttttgtaaattctttGATTGTCTTAAATGCAATGCTTATTTTCTGTCTTGCATGTTTTTGGGTTTTTCAGCGGCGAGAACCGAACCGCAATTCGAACATCAGATCGATGACTGCCGTGAATCAGAAGAAGAGGCATCAACTGCAGCTACGACTAAATCAGCTCTTGAAGGGGTGTCCGTAAAAGAGTTTACGTTCTTCACGTGGGAATTATTAAAAAATGGTATCACCGATATCGACAGCGTTGTTGATCAGGTAGTTTTCCATTCTGATGAATGTTTTTTGCTGAAATTCACTGTAACCCTGctcacagggacttgtcataattgatagtgaatgaataaaaccagtGTCAATGTTGACCAACCCCAGTATCCCTGTATATAGGGGTCAGTCATTGATACTGGTTTTATTCAAACCGATAGTCTATAGTGTAATGTGCcaattatcaaatttgatgtggcaaaattaatcaaattgtctCGATACTTCAAGTAACTGGCATCAAAATCTGAAACCAGGTAAAAATGCCACTGGTAAAAAAAGGTGAAATAATGCCAGAGTTAGAAATGTCTCTGGCATTATTACCGTGTTCCTCAAAATCTAGATTATGCAGATTTTACTGTAACAACTTCGGGCATTTTTACATGAAAGTAATTCAAACTGGACtcttagtcagtaacctgtctatggtttagtttcacgatcagatattttcacaaaccacaagtATAATATTCAGTCATTCAGAATTCCAtatttttgggggggggggtcattTTCCTGACTAAAgctcatccgattataaaagttTACCACCAACGATGAGGTAACTATCTACTCTCTTCTATACAGATAACGCAACAATTCGGGACGGAGTCCGAACTACGTTGGCGGAAAGTTTGTCTACCGTTTCGCGGCGAACTGTTAAAACGTAAAATACTCGACGTTCTCGCGTACGACGGAACGACCCTGCCGCAGATTTTACAAACGCCCGAAATCCTGCTGCGATCGGAGAGTTACCTCGCGAAGAAATCGCGCTGGTTAAAACTGAACGGGTTCCCCTCGACGACCGTCGCCGGGTTGATATACGCGGGCGGGAAACGCTTCGAGCAGATGCGGGAGATCGGCGCCGCGCAGACCGACTCGTGGCTCGACGTCCTCGCGAGGAAACTCGAGTGCAGCGTCGAGGAATTGCTGAACGACCTGGCGGCGAACGCGAGTAAACTGCGACCGTACAACCTGCGACGAATCGTCGAACGAATCGACCTGCTGATCGCGAACGGCGCCGACGGTAAAATGATCCGCGAACAACCGTTCGTTCTGTCGCGGAGCACGGCGACGCTGCGACGACGAATCGAGCGCCTCGATTCGCTCGGTTTGCGTAAACCTCGTCTGCCGATCACGTGGTTAATTCAGAACGATCGTGAGTTCGATCAGATCGTCGAGGGTCACCTGCGTCTGCGCGACGCGATGGCCGACTGCGCCGACAAGTGGGAATATCTCGCAAAACTTCTAGACGTCGGCGAATCGCAGGTAAAAAAGGCATTTCCGGACTTCGATTTGACGTTGATCAcgaagaaaattcggtttttATTCGCGATGGGTTTTACCGGCGAGCAGATACTGTTATACCCTCGCGTGTTGCATCCGTCGCTCGAAGGGCTGCGTCTGGCCGACGAATATTTCCGCGCGAACGAAATCTCGAATTTGCGTCTGCCGCAGATTTACGCGTTCGCGAGTAACAGACGCGTTCACCTGAAGCGTAACGCGTCGTACACTCGGCGTTCGATCGCTCGGATCCTCGAAACGAACCTCGCCAGTTTAGACAAGTACTGGCCGCATCTGCAACCGGCTATCAGCTTCACCGAGCGAGAACTGTGCgcgaataaaaacgttttgctAAAACACGGATTCGAACTGTCGGATGTTTCACGTTGCCCGCTGTTGTTTAATCACGTCCCCGAAGCCCTCGAGCGATATCTCGCGAAACTCGAATCTCTCAAAACGGTCGCGCCGTTCTCAAACTGGTCGAAGCGAAACAAATCGATTAAATTACTCAACGCTCTACAGTATCTCATCGAGAAAGACTTGAACTTTTCGGAAATCGGGTTCCGGGCGAGTCACGAAGACGATTCGACTCATTCTGGTTCCAGCGACCAGTTGACTCATTCTGGTTCCAGCGACCAGTCGATTCATTCTGGATCCAGTGACCAGTCGGATCATTCAGGTTCCAGTGACCAGTCAGATCATTCAGGTTCGATTGACCACTTGACTCATTCAGGTTCAATTGACCGGTCGACTCATTCTGGTTCCTTTGACCAGTCGACTCATTCAGGTTCAATTGACCGGTCGACTCATTCTGGTTCCTTTGACCAGTCGACTCATTCAGGTTCGATTATCCAATTGACTCACAATGGTTCCAATGACCAGTCGACTCATTCTGGTCCCGATCTCGACCAGGAATCAAACAAACACGTAATTGAAGATGAAACTTGAAAGAAATGAGATAAACGAAAATTTGCATTCacagtttgttttttgttcgaTTGAATTGTTATTTATTTCACGAGAAAATTGAGCTTTTCATTCAAGCAATCCGgcgatccggttccacagatCCTCACCTAAATTCAACGCGACATTTTACATTCGCTCGCTACGTTTCAACGTGAATCATATCCTAGCCTAGAACTGCAGAACCGAACCCCGTGTTCAttataaataatgataaaccagtagaAGA
This sequence is a window from Tubulanus polymorphus chromosome 9, tnTubPoly1.2, whole genome shotgun sequence. Protein-coding genes within it:
- the LOC141910620 gene encoding uncharacterized protein LOC141910620 encodes the protein MALRCTLRDGFMKMRSFYFQSTSRFCQFAARTEPQFEHQIDDCRESEEEASTAATTKSALEGVSVKEFTFFTWELLKNGITDIDSVVDQITQQFGTESELRWRKVCLPFRGELLKRKILDVLAYDGTTLPQILQTPEILLRSESYLAKKSRWLKLNGFPSTTVAGLIYAGGKRFEQMREIGAAQTDSWLDVLARKLECSVEELLNDLAANASKLRPYNLRRIVERIDLLIANGADGKMIREQPFVLSRSTATLRRRIERLDSLGLRKPRLPITWLIQNDREFDQIVEGHLRLRDAMADCADKWEYLAKLLDVGESQVKKAFPDFDLTLITKKIRFLFAMGFTGEQILLYPRVLHPSLEGLRLADEYFRANEISNLRLPQIYAFASNRRVHLKRNASYTRRSIARILETNLASLDKYWPHLQPAISFTERELCANKNVLLKHGFELSDVSRCPLLFNHVPEALERYLAKLESLKTVAPFSNWSKRNKSIKLLNALQYLIEKDLNFSEIGFRASHEDDSTHSGSSDQLTHSGSSDQSIHSGSSDQSDHSGSSDQSDHSGSIDHLTHSGSIDRSTHSGSFDQSTHSGSIDRSTHSGSFDQSTHSGSIIQLTHNGSNDQSTHSGPDLDQESNKHVIEDET